The Dasypus novemcinctus isolate mDasNov1 chromosome 12, mDasNov1.1.hap2, whole genome shotgun sequence genome includes a window with the following:
- the AQP2 gene encoding aquaporin-2 — translation MWELRSVAFSRAVLAEFLATLIFVFFGLGSALSWPQALPSVLQIALAFGLAIGTLVQALGHVSGAHINPAVTVACLVGCHVSFLRAAFYVAAQLLGAVAGAAILHEITPPDVRGDLAVNALSHNTTAGQAVTVELFLTLQLVLCIFASTDERRADSLGAPALSIGFSVALGHLLGIHYTGCSMNPARSLAPAVITGKFDDHWVFWIGPLVGAILGSLLYNYVLFPPAKSLPERLAALKGLEPDADWEEREVRRRQSVELHSPQSPPRGAKA, via the exons ATGTGGGAGCTGCGGTCGGTGGCCTTCTCCAGGGCCGTGCTGGCCGAGTTCCTGGCCACCCTCATCTTCGTCTTCTTCGGCCTGGGCTCGGCCCTCAGCTGGCCGCAGGCCCTGCCCTCGGTGCTGCAGATCGCGCTGGCCTTCGGCCTGGCCATCGGCACGCTGGTGCAGGCGCTGGGCCACGTCAGCGGGGCCCACATCAACCCCGCGGTGACGGTGGCCTGCCTGGTGGGCTGCCACGTCTCCTTCCTCCGAGCCGCCTTCTACGTGGCCGCTCAGCTGCTGGGCGCCGTGGCGGGCGCCGCCATCCTCCACGAGATCACCCCGCCCGACGTGCGCGGGGACCTGGCTGTCAACGCA CTCAGCCACAACACGACCGCCGGCCAGGCCGTGACCGTGGAGCTCTTCCTGACCCTGCAGCTGGTGCTCTGCATCTTCGCCTCCACGGATGAGCGCCGCGCGGACAGCCTGGGCGCCCCTGCGCTCTCCATCGGCTTCTCCGTGGCCCTGGGCCACCTCCTCGGG ATCCACTACACTGGCTGCTCCATGAACCCGGCTCGCTCGCTGGCCCCCGCCGTCATCACCGGCAAGTTTGATGACCACTGG GTCTTCTGGATCGGACCCCTGGTCGGCGCCATCCTGGGCTCCCTCCTCTACAACTACGTCCTGTTCCCGCCCGCCAAGAGCCTGCCGGAGCGCCTGGCGGCGCTGAAGGGGCTGGAGCCCGACGCCGACTGGGAGGAGCGCGAGGTGCGGCGGCGCCAGTCGGTGGAGCTGCACTCGCCGCAGAGCCCGCCGCGCGGCGCCAAGGCCTGA